From the genome of Malus domestica chromosome 04, GDT2T_hap1, one region includes:
- the LOC103400642 gene encoding probably inactive leucine-rich repeat receptor-like protein kinase At3g28040, which yields MASLGFLQHMLPSILILASLHACMGDATVPSQLNNDVLGLLVFKSDIHDPSSYLASWNEDENSPCSWEYVQCNPATGRVSQLSLEGLGLKGKIGKGLQNLQNLKVLSLSSNNFSGDISPEKLALPPNLEKLNLSHNSLSGLIPTNLFNMSSIKFLDLSENSLSGPLPDNLFDNCFSLRYLSLSGNLLEGPLPSTLPRCSSLNSLNLSNNHFSGNPDFASGIWSLTRLRTLDLSNNAFSGYVSQGISAVHNLKELLLQSNHFSGSLPADIGLCPHLEKIDLSYNMFTDALQDSLQRLNSLTFFSLSDNMFSGDFPQWIGSMSSLKYLDFSNNGFTGSLPPSMSDLRSLNYLSLSNNKLVGTIPTSLAYCNDLSVIRLRGNTFTGSIPEGLFNLGLEEIDFSHMGLTGSIPPGSSKLFESLRMLDLSSNNLKGNIPAEVGLFSNLRYLNLSWNNLQSRMPPELGFFQNLTVLDLRNSALFGSIPEDVCDSASLAILQLDGNSLTGSIPDEIGNCSSLYLMSLSHNNLSGTIPKSISKLNKLKILKLEFNELSGEIPQELGKLENLLAVNISYNRLVGRLPAGSVFQSLDQTALQGNLGICSPLLKGPCTMNVPKPLVLDPTAYNNQMGGHRHHNKSATSTKDQRRTFLSLSAIVAISAASLIVLGVIVISLLNASARRRPAFVETALESMCSSSSRSGSLASGKLILFDSRSSPEWISSPESLLNKASEIGEGVFGTVYKIPLGAQGRVVAIKRLVTSNIIQCLEDFDREVRILGKARHPNLIALKGYYWTPQMQLLVTEFATNGSLQSKLHERPHSSPPLSWANRFKILLGTAKGLAQLHHSYRPPIIHYNIKPSNILLDESYNAKISDFALARLLTKIDQHVVSNRFQSALGYVAPELACQSLRVNEKCDVYGFGVLILEIVTGRRPVEYGEDNVVILNDHVRVLLEQGNALGCIDVSMGYYPEDEVLPVLKLALVCTSQIPSCRPTMAEVVQIMQIIKTPIPQTMEAY from the exons ATGGCTTCTCTCGGATTCCTCCAACATATGCTGCCATCAATATTGATATTAGCATCTCTTCACGCCTGCATGGGAGACGCCACAGTTCCTTCACAGCTCAACAACGACGTTCTAGGCCTACTCGTCTTCAAATCCGACATCCATGATCCTTCCTCGTACCTCGCTTCATGGAATGAAGATGAGAACTCCCCTTGTTCTTGGGAATATGTACAATGCAATCCAGCCACCGGAAGAGTCTCTCAGCTGTCACTCGAAGGCCTAGGCCTAAAGGGAAAAATCGGAAAAGGGCTTCAGAACTTGCAAAATTTGAAGGTACTTTCTTTGTCAAGCAACAATTTCAGCGGAGACATTAGTCCGGAGAAGCTTGCTCtgcctccgaatctcgaaaagCTTAATTTAAGCCACAACAGTTTATCAGGATTAATtcccactaatcttttcaaCATGAGCTCCATCAAATTTCTTGATCTTTCCGAGAACTCACTCTCAGGGCCACTCCCTGATAACCTGTTTGATAACTGCTTTTCGCTTCGCTATCTTTCGTTATCTGGTAACTTGCTTGAAGGTCCTTTGCCTAGCACACTGCCTAGATGCTCTTCTTTGAACAGTCTCAATCTCTCAAACAACCATTTCTCCGGTAACCCTGATTTCGCTTCTGGGATTTGGTCTTTGACAAGATTGCGCACTCTAGATCTTTCGAACAATGCCTTTTCCGGGTATGTGTCACAAGGGATATCAGCCGTACACAACTTGAAAGAGCTTCTGTTACAAAGCAATCACTTTTCGGGATCTTTGCCAGCGGATATAGGACTATGTCCTCACTTAGAGAAGATTGATTTGAGCTATAATATGTTCACTGATGCATTACAAGACTCACTTCAGAGGTTGAATTCTTTGACATTTTTCAGTCTGTCAGATAACATGTTCTCTGGTGATTTCCCTCAGTGGATTGGTAGCATGAGCAGCCTCAAATATTTGGATTTTTCGAACAATGGCTTCACCGGAAGCCTCCCACCTTCAATGAGTGACCTCAGATCACTCAATTATTTGAGTTTGTCAAACAACAAACTTGTTGGTACTATTCCAACTTCTCTTGCTTACTGCAATGATTTGTCGGTGATTCGGTTGAGGGGTAACACTTTCACTGGAAGCATACCAGAGGGCTTGTTTAATCTGGGGTTGGAGGAAATTGACTTCTCCCACATGGGACTTACAGGTTCTATTCCTCCGGGTTCCAGCAAACTCTTCGAATCTTTAAGGATGTTGGATTTGTCAAGCAACAATCTCAAAGGAAATATTCCGGCAGAAGTGGGACTTTTCTCCAACTTGAGGTACTTGAATTTGTCATGGAACAACCTTCAGTCAAGGATGCCTCCAGAGCTCGGCTTCTTTCAGAACTTAACGGTGCTAGATCTTCGAAACAGCGCCTTGTTCGGTTCTATCCCAGAGGATGTATGTGATTCAGCAAGCCTGGCAATTCTCCAATTGGATGGAAACTCGTTGACTGGCTCAATTCCTGATGAAATTGGCAACTGCTCATCTCTCTATTTGAT GAGCTTGTCACATAACAATTTAAGTGGTACTATTCCGAAATCCATTTCGAAGCTAAATAAGCTCAAGATTCTTAAATTGGAGTTCAATGAGTTGAGTGGAGAGATACCCCAAGAACTTGGAAAACTAGAAAATCTACTTGCTGTGAACATATCATATAACAGGTTGGTAGGGAGGCTTCCTGCTGGGAGCGTATTTCAGAGCTTGGATCAAACTGCGCTGCAAGGAAATCTGGGAATTTGCTCACCATTGTTAAAGGGACCATGTACGATGAATGTGCCTAAGCCTCTTGTTCTAGATCCAACTGCGTACAACAACCAAATGGGCGGTCATAGACACCATAACAAATCTGCAACATCCACAAAAGACCAGCGCCGCACCTTCCTTAGCTTATCTGCCATTGTGGCAATTTCAGCAGCCAGCCTGATTGTTTTGGGAGTGATTGTTATTAGTCTTCTGAATGCATCCGCAAGGAGGAGGCCTGCATTTGTGGAAACTGCCTTGGAGAGCATGTGTTCAAGCTCTTCACGTTCAGGTAGTTTGGCATCGGGGAAGCTCATTCTCTTCGACTCAAGGTCATCCCCGGAATGGATTAGCAGTCCTGAATCCCTACTCAACAAGGCCTCAGAGATCGGCGAGGGAGTCTTTGGAACAGTTTACAAAATTCCACTTGGAGCTCAAGGAAGAGTAGTTGCTATCAAGAGGTTGGTCACATCAAATATAATCCAGTGCCTTGAAGATTTTGATAGAGAGGTTAGAATTCTGGGGAAAGCAAGACACCCGAATCTAATCGCTCTAAAAGGGTACTATTGGACTCCACAGATGCAGCTGTTGGTAACAGAGTTTGCCACCAATGGCAGCCTTCAATCCAAACTCCATGAAAGACCTCATTCAAGTCCACCTCTTTCATGGGCTAATAGGTTCAAAATCTTGCTTGGAACAGCAAAGGGACTTGCTCAATTGCACCACTCATACCGCCCGCCAATCATCCACTACAACATCAAACCTAGTAACATCTTGCTCGATGAGAGTTACAACGCGAAAATATCAGACTTTGCACTGGCAAGGCTCCTGACAAAGATAGACCAGCATGTAGTGAGTAACAGATTTCAGAGTGCACTAGGTTATGTGGCGCCGGAACTGGCATGCCAGAGCTTAAGGGTGAATGAAAAATGTGATGTGTATGGTTTCGGCGTGTTGATTCTTGAGATCGTGACTGGGAGGAGACCTGTGGAGTATGGGGAGGACAATGTGGTAATACTGAATGACCATGTTAGGGTTTTGCTTGAGCAAGGGAATGCGTTGGGGTGCATTGATGTTAGCATGGGGTATTACCCAGAGGATGAAGTCCTACCAGTGCTTAAGTTGGCTTTGGTTTGCACCTCACAGATTCCATCCTGCAGGCCTACCATGGCAGAAGTTGTTCAAATTATGCAGATTATCAAGACCCCAATTCCACAAACAATGGAGGCTTACTGA
- the LOC103400643 gene encoding eukaryotic translation initiation factor 3 subunit H translates to MATPGARSFLQVAATEEVASPLRVVQIEGLVILKIIKHCKEFSPALVTGQLLGLDVGSVLEVTNCFPFPVREEDEEIEADGANYQLEMMRCLREVNVDNNTVGWYQSTLLGSFQTVELIETFMNYQENIRRCVCIIYDPLKSNQGVLALKALKLSDSFMDLYRTNNFTGEKLREKNLSWVDIFEEIPIKVSNSALISAFMTELEADTPVVQCDYDRLQLSTSPFLERNMEFLIECMDDLSMEQQKFQYYYRNLSRQQAQQQAWIQKRRLENMARKAAGDEPLPEEDPSNPVFKPLPEPSRLDSFLITNQISNYCNQINGVTGQSFSRLYLTKALHEN, encoded by the exons GTTATCTTGAAGATAATCAAACACTGCAAGGAGTTTTCGCCGGCTTTGGTCACGGGGCAACTTCTTGGGTTAGATGTTGGCAGCGTTCTCGAAGTTACTAATTGTTTCCCCTTCCCG GTCAGAGAGGaggatgaagaaattgaagctGATGGCGCCAATTACCAGCTTGAGATGATGAGATGTTTGAGAGAGGTTAATGTTGACAACAACACTGTTGGATG GTACCAATCTACATTGTTGGGTTCTTTTCAAACAGTGGAGCTGATCGAGACGTTCATGAACTACCAG GAAAATATCAGACGTTGTGTGTGCATAATTTATGATCCATTGAAGTCCAATCAAGGCGTTTTAGCACTCAAGGCACTGAAGCTTTCCGATTCATTCATGGATCTCTACCGCACTAACAATTTTACAGGAGAGAA GTTGAGGGAGAAAAACCTATCATGGGTGGATATTTTTGAAGAAATACCT ATCAAAGTTTCGAATTCTGCACTTATCAGTGCCTTTATGACTGAGCTGGAAGCTGATACACCTGTTGTCCAG TGTGATTACGACCGTCTGCAATTATCCACAAGCCCATTTCTGGAGAGGAATATGGAATTTCTCATTGAATGCATGGATGATTTGTCAATGGAACAGCAGAAG TTCCAATACTATTACAGGAACCTGTCACGTCAGCAAGCCCAACAGCAAGCATGGATCCAAAAGAGAAG GTTGGAGAATATGGCACGAAAGGCCGCAGGAGATGAACCTCTACCTGAGGAGGATCCTTCAAACCCTGTTTTCAAGCCACTACCCGAGCCTTCACGTTTGGATAGCTTTCTCATAACCAATCAGATCTCAAACTACTGCAACCAAATTAATGG GGTTACTGGCCAGAGCTTCAGCAGATTGTATTTGACAAAAGCGTTGCACGAGAATTGA